A part of Denitratisoma oestradiolicum genomic DNA contains:
- a CDS encoding replication protein RepA — MTGASRAGKLIALASEINDVEVDVRSLAFMGQALVQTTLPHSDPGVPFFERTSGSVSLSIIANPRIGLPFGTVPRLLLAWICTEAVKTKSPMLGLGKSQNDFLRKLGMRTDGRDCQRLRAQSLKLFSSMLSITYQSHGRFGLKNMPIADEAFVLWDPHRPDDRMLWESTLKLSSEFFRNVTESPVPIDMRVLHALSKSPFAMDVYSWLVYRIFLLRVTNRSSVLIPWQSLKLQFGADYGNTPRGLLDFKKRFLQRLKEALLFYPEANVTAQDTGLFVVASRLRLRHTGGARLSSLPS; from the coding sequence GTGACCGGCGCCTCTCGGGCCGGCAAGCTGATTGCCCTGGCTTCGGAAATCAACGACGTCGAAGTCGACGTCCGGTCGCTCGCCTTCATGGGGCAGGCTCTGGTTCAAACGACCTTGCCCCATAGCGATCCCGGCGTGCCGTTCTTCGAACGAACGAGTGGTTCCGTGTCGTTGTCCATCATCGCCAACCCGCGTATCGGTCTCCCATTCGGCACCGTCCCGCGCCTTCTCCTGGCGTGGATATGTACGGAGGCCGTGAAGACCAAGTCACCTATGCTGGGTCTCGGCAAAAGCCAGAACGACTTCCTGCGCAAACTCGGGATGCGAACGGACGGACGGGATTGCCAGCGGCTGCGCGCGCAATCGCTCAAGCTTTTCTCGTCGATGTTGTCCATCACCTACCAAAGCCATGGACGCTTTGGACTGAAGAACATGCCCATTGCCGACGAGGCATTTGTGCTCTGGGATCCTCACCGCCCCGATGACCGGATGCTTTGGGAAAGCACGCTCAAGCTATCGAGCGAATTCTTTCGGAACGTAACAGAGTCGCCTGTGCCAATCGACATGCGCGTCTTGCACGCGCTCTCCAAGTCACCCTTTGCGATGGATGTTTATTCTTGGCTGGTCTACCGGATATTTCTCCTGCGTGTCACCAATCGCTCCAGCGTTCTCATCCCCTGGCAGTCATTGAAGCTTCAGTTCGGCGCCGACTACGGCAATACGCCGCGAGGGTTGCTCGACTTCAAGAAGCGATTCCTACAGCGACTCAAGGAAGCTCTGCTGTTCTATCCGGAGGCCAACGTAACTGCGCAGGACACCGGGCTCTTTGTGGTGGCCAGCCGTTTGCGTCTTCGCCATACCGGTGGCGCGAGGCTTTCTTCGTTGCCATCCTGA